A genomic stretch from Neodiprion fabricii isolate iyNeoFabr1 chromosome 3, iyNeoFabr1.1, whole genome shotgun sequence includes:
- the LOC124177920 gene encoding uncharacterized protein LOC124177920 — MLPNRICFFLHFQLKSRVELRRASLWRQCFVSHVSVSSVQIRGVFLSNVSRRTLTACAMEGSRTMEECDETCSSKQDGVAEMRPESRCEDQHRWQTVTNDSYQAPLPNLSRTLGRRRELVKNFISNRVFGEAIDAMIAEPPPEPVSPSEYVESFCDSKFTPFMDRIEYDNRKHTKYPLYGGATVQSYYKSQLDNGTLKARSEIANLNEPFRRSSAFTTPPDLAIREPVGGF; from the exons atgctGCCCAATCGAATATGCTTCTTCCTACACTTTCAATTAAAAAGTCGCGTGGAATTGCGTCGAGCGTCGCTATGGAGACAATGCTTTGTTAGTCATGTTAGTGTTTCTTCGGTACAGATTCGCGGTGTTTTTCTCTCAAATGTATCTCGTCGGACTTTGACGGCATGTGCGATGGAGGGATCGAGGACAATGGAAGAATGCGATGAAACTTGTTCCTCAAAGCAGGATGGCGTTGCTGAGATGCGACCGGAAAGTCGCTGCGAGGATCAGCACCGCTGGCAGACTGTGACGAATGATTCGTATCAGGCCCCGTTGCCCAACCTTTCGCGAACATTGG GCCGAAGACGCGaactggtgaaaaattttatcagtaaTCGAGTTTTTGGAGAAGCGATCGATGCTATGATCGCCGAGCCGCCGCCTGAGCCTGTCAGTCCCTCTGAATACGTGGAGAGTTTCTGCGACTCAAAATTCACTCCCTTTATGGATCGAATCGAGTACGACAACAGG AAACACACCAAGTATCCCCTCTACGGCGGTGCAACAGTCCAGTCCTATTACAAATCGCAACTTGATAACGGAACGCTTAAAGCTCGATCGGAAATTGCAAACCTCAACGAGCCTTTTCGAAGATCGTCCGCTTTCACGACACCTCCAGATTTGGCAATCAGAGAGCCGGTAGGAGGATTCTAG